The Juglans microcarpa x Juglans regia isolate MS1-56 chromosome 2D, Jm3101_v1.0, whole genome shotgun sequence DNA window GTTGTCGGTATATGCAGTAGAGCGGACAAGAAAATGATGACAAaagatgttttgttttgaacttTTGCGCAATCGGTGGGGAGAGACAGGTGGTCATAAAAGTCGTTTGCATTTTGGGTTGTAGCCTAAGGCCCAGAACAAACAGCAATCGACTTTGGGCCCTGAAACTATTTTACTCGGTTAGTCGTCAAGTCTGTTAAGCTcttatttagatattgaattaaattgagattaattaatttttttataaataataataaattaaaatggtagaataaattttattagattcgtttaaaataaatttaaatgtatttataagaagttaaaaaaagttataagtcttacatgtaaagaggtgttaagtaaaaaaaattataaatcttacgtgtaaagagattttgaattgaataatatttaattatttaaaaattatgtgtttaaatattaagatatatcTAAAACAGAGGTCATCTGAAATGAGCTCGGCTCATTCAAAGATTCAAACGGAGCAAGCTCAAGATGTAAGGGTGGCTCTCATTAGCCAATAGCCAGCCCAATCAAAGATACGTAGCCCTCCGGTCCACAAGTTTCATTGGTGGTTAGTAAAACATTGATGCTTTGTAAACTTCTCTTCAAATCCAGTATTATGGTGTCAACGGCATGAAATATATGATTTACACattgataaaatttttaatccCGAAAGGCATTGCCAGCCCTTTTGAGTTTTGATACCCGAATTATAGGATCCAaagtaatagataaatatgagcGATATATcgtttatttaatatttaatactataGCAGCTGTTTATATTTCTTCCCCTTTAAACCTTTTAGTTGGCGTAGTAATTCTACCTTAAACTTTTCAGGTGTTTATAGTACCTTAAGAACCGTTTTGATactgatataagatgagatgattttgagatttgaaaaagttgaattgtttattatattttatataaaaatttaaaaaaattgtaatgagtAGATGAGATAAAACTGCTTCAGTATCCAAACATAATGTTAAGAAATCCGACTCGGCTTTGTAGCAAGGATTGATTACGGGATTAGGATCTGATCTTAAGTTGTCTTAACTTGCAAAATGGTTCATTTTTGTTCGGGTTGGTTGGCAGTAAAACCGAGAAAAGCTCTCAAAGAGGTCATTAATTTGGCAATCAATCAATGAAACTCAAGCTTTTCGAATACAGGCTACTCTGTCGACGATTCACTCCATATATGAACTCAATATCTTTCTTAGCCATTTTTGTCaatatgaactgatgttaatcGCACTGTTTCCCACGTCAATCAATGCAAAAATTGGGAAAGATGTGCAAATCTTGATCACAAAGATCGGCCCTTACGACATGCATTTGTGATTGACAATGGTGGGTCTGAGAATGAACCGTCGGTTATGTGATTTGCAACCCAATAATTTGCAGCCTCGGTGTAGTGAACACCATCCCAGCTAATATACCTGGAAGGATCTTCACAAGAACCAGCATACACTTCACTGCCATTTATCTTTGCCTTGCTCCCACACCACACATGGCTGCCATCCTCGTGATAACCACAGCAAATGTTTCTTGCGTCAAGAAATCCTGCAAGAAGACCATCCGTTATGCGCTTTATATTGTTTATAGATATTTGGTGGCACTTCATTTTCATGTGAAGAGTGGTAGATATCGTATTGGTTAGGTATAGGTATATCATAGAAAGTTTTGAGTTTCAGTATTACCTTCCTTCTTTGCATTTCTGATTAGTTTATACTTCGCTGCAAAGACATCCACATATGTTAAGGTAGCATCAGGTAGCTGTTCCCTTAGGCTGATGATACTCTTTTTAAGCTCCCTATTGAACTTTTCAGCCATGTTATTTTGAGCTATGACGCACCCATGTTGGTCAAGAATGCCAGAAAGTGGGCGGTGGTAGTAGTTTAGGGTCACTGCCAAGCAGCCAATGGGGCCTGTGTTATGTATCCAAAATGCTCTTGCCCCTTCTTGGTACAGATGCTGAAAAGGGGTATGTTGATTTCGAGTCATCACACCCGATAAACATGATTAATTCAGACTCTAAATCTTGTTATTAATTCCAATTGAGATGAGACTTACTACCCTTTTTTCCTTTATGACTTACTTGGACTGCTGCAGCAAACTGGTCAATGATGTCAGGGATTACTGCTTTAAATTGCTCATTGCTCATTGTTCTAAAACCAGCAGCAATATCATTTTGCCCAATGTCAAATGTATAAAGAGCCTTTGAGAAGTCCTCAGGTCTTGGGAGATTTCTTCTCTGGGACTCTTTCTTGGCTGCAAAACATAAAAGTACAATAACAAAGGAGTTGAAAATGGGAGAGAATCAATCTCTTTTTCAGGAGATGTATTTGATATTACCTTGATTGTAGAGATTGCTGGTGCGTGCCCTGAACTGGCCAAATTGCACAATCTGGATATCAAGAGAGAATGGACTTACGCCAGTCACAAAGAACGATTCGTTAAGCCGCCTAATGGTTGAGCCTCCTGTGGCAAAATTTGCACCGTGCCTGAAACTTGTTCCAACTGAATCTAGATATGCACTCAAGTATGGCAATCCAAGGCCTTTGgctgcaccaaaaaaaaaaaaaaacctcttacAACCTTTTCCATGAACTTTGATAAACAACCATTCAAGATATATGCCTTCCGGACAGAGGACAATTTGATATGTATATTACCAATAAAATCTATGATGAGACGTCCATCGGAGCCTCTTCCGGCCGGCTGATGGAAAAACGTCTCGCCAGATGGCGGCCCTGCTGGGTAAAATGCTGCAAATATCCCACCAGTATCTGAATTTGAGTCACCAAAGTTGTAGATAGCAGGAAAATCACAAGGCAATGCACCTCTCACTCCCTCACCTAACACACTCAAAACCCATGAAACTAAAATCCAAGCACCAAAAAGTACTCTTAGAACTTCCATTCTCGCAGCACCAAAAGGTCCAAAAACTATGACTCATATGCTGTATAATTAAACTTTCCTTATATAGGCACGCGGATGCTTAGCCAGCCACAgttatctttataaaatatgtattcaCGAGAACTATGTGCTTTCCAAGCAAGTGGaaccatataaaatatgtattcaTGAGAATCTGGCGTCTTTAATCTCCCACTATATATATCTTCCTTAAttggttaatttttttcatatcatcttcTAATTACTGCGTTTGTTTTTCTACTTTACTAGCTATTACTTTGATATTGATCTTTGTTCTCTGCACTGTGTCTGCAGTACGTTGCCTAGTCCAGCCTTGGATTTTAGAACATGTACGTCCAGCTAATATCTCAACCATATGCTGTATCCCCCTTGTTGTTATCCGACTCTCCCAAATCAGTGAAGCAAGTTGTCTTGTCTTACAGattgttgagaaataatctcgCATTGCCTATAAACAAGATCTTCgtcatgtttataaggaataagTAATCTTCTCTTATAGAACCGATTTTATGAAATAAGTTAGACCAGTGAATTTCTTTACAGATTACATTCTTTGATGTCACTGTTGTATCTAATTTTATTGACGTTAGCTATATGCCTTTAATTTTGGCATTTCTTATGGAAAGAGACAATTAAAACACGAATTCAGGAAAATAAGCAGCAGTTTGTGTACTAGTTTTgtcattttctctccatttttttgaCGCCCAGTACTGCATGATCGATCTAATTTATATTTGATGTGGTTGAAGCTAAGAAAAATGGAAACATGTTGAGTGTTCTAGCTAGCTGCTGGGAGGGTTTTGTGGGGGATCTTGGTTTCCTTGCGCGCATGCCTTTGAAAGATCATCATGTGCCGAGTGACGTTCTGATACGGCCAGAGATCATGTCCACGATTTTTAATTCCTTTGTATTGTTTGGAACTTGACGCTCATTATTAAATTTGCCGAAAAGTACTCGAAATATAATCGAAGTGTCTCCTGTAACAGTGCATGCAACATGAGACccacgagttttttttttttttttttttttcttgtcacaAAATCAATGCAAAATCACGTACTGGGGCATAATGTAGATGCACTGCGCATTGTATTGTGGAACAGTCGAAGCTGCATGGTATCATTGTTCAAGCATTAACACGACAAACTACCATGCATTCACCTAGAATGAACATAAAGACATGAGATAAAACAAATTACATTGTCTAGGTTTTATCCTATATTAACGTATATTCTTTTACCCAAAGTACAGTCATATCACATGTCCAGTCCAAACATGAATCTTCTCCCCTCACGCCAATATACTCTTGTAGTCATGAGGCCCTTTGTAGGATTGTGGTAATAAAatcaattgatttttgttttttttgttttcctccgAACATGATGAGAATAaatagttgatatatatatatatatagtgaaaaaaTAGGTGCAAATTAATAGGTTTAATTAAGGGCCTAAGCTAAGTGAATGGTTTAATGACACGTTACAGTTTCACCAAGATCTTAGTACTAAAAAGAATTGATACCAAATCTTCTTTACCCGCATGCATGCAGTCAAAGATATCAAATCCATGCGCGTGAACTACTTATAGTGGGACCCACAAATGGaccacctaaaaaaaaaaaaaaaaaaaaaaaggtaagactttacctaaaaaaaaaaaaaaaaaaagtgtaaaaatactattttttattagtgtgacttatttttatgtatttttatataaaagtgatGTGGTTTTATACGATTTATcggatctattttataataaaaataattttatatttcgaCAAACTACgttaaatcatatcaatttctaagattatttttatgtaatctctttgtaactagagtatttttaaaaaaaaaaattatataaaatttatctatttaagatttgtaaCCAGTATTAATTCGTATCAAATATTGGTGTTGcagtatatatagttatgttcTTTTGTCCTCCATGTTCTTGATCTCCATTAATTTCACCTTTTAAGTACCCTTGGCTATATTTCAACAAGTTTTTTCATGTCGATTGTTATGATTTTGTCCGGAGGCGACAAGGAATCGAAGTCAAAAGTTGCTACACATGCGTCGATCAGTTGTTTCAAGAAAGAAATACTTTGTGATAAAATACTGACCTACACCATGATTTGTATTTGCATCAtatctcaactttttctttttactgcTTAGTGCTTTGATTAGGgtttataattaagaataattatattcgAAAGTCTAATTTACACTACACATCTACATTCacgtgatataattttttttgaaccagtatataacataatttgatttttgagataaattttaaaatttgaatcttacaaattttttaaagagtaatgcaCTACGCATtatctcaattctcatcatttcataatgtaatattagatgattagagactatttattatatttcacttgagataatgagaggatgatgataaaCTAGATGTGaaaagatattttcttttttaaattttagcttttactttttaaatcaAACCTTGAATCATAAATAGATGTTCTAggcaattattttattttcctttattagaATTATTAATTGAAGTTAATCAAAGAAATGTTAGACTATAATTGaaggaattttataaaatttcataatttaatattataagtcatgttggaaaataattattattataaaataaatacaactcAACTTATGTTGTCAAAACCTTCTCAATTCgttatattttctataattgtttttataacgtaatatttataatctaattagTAATTATTGACAATTGTCATGCTACTAATTAATTTACATCAAAGATGAGGGGTGCAGCTGTATTTTAGAGATTTAAACccccaataaaaataatagagaaaaattGCTTAAGggcatgttattttataattggTGGTACGATGACGTTTTAATGTCCCAAGACCGACAAACAAAAGTGTTCTCTCCCTCTAGCGCATACACTAGGGTTTTCAGGTACTGTAGCAATGGCGAAGAGCGAAGAGAAGCCGTCGAAGAAGGAAGGGGCCAACTTGCTGGGCGCGCCTACCTTCACGGAGCTCGATAATGGACGGTTTAAGTGCGTGGAGACTGGCCACGAAGTGCTCGCCAAAGACAGGGAATCCTACTCTCATTCCAAACGCTGCCGTTTGGGTCTCATCGGCTTCAGTTTGTCCCAAAACAAACCTCCTCTCAATATGTTCAAGCAAGACCCTCTCTCCCGGTACCTGAAGTTTCCTTATTTATGTCTCAAGTTGCATTTTGGCTTTTTAGTgctttattttgtgaaaaacgTATTTGGAAGCCATGTGCTTATGTAGTTATGTTGtctatttggtttggttttccGGGCACCCTAGTAGTGCATTTTAACCTGATTGTGTTCAAAGTGTTGGTGTTTTTATCAGCACAATGAGGtcaagaagaaaaatgctaatgCTTGAAATTCAGGTTTATGTTTGATGTGGTTCGTGAAGGTGAATATCTTTTCACCTGGAGTAAGGcagatggttttggttttgttgcTGTTGATTGGGTGGTTGTGTTTGCTTTCGGCCCATATGCTTAAAAACTCTTGGATTCAAgatgtttctttgttttcctcAGCGATTAAACGGTTGTTATATATGCTGATAGTATATCCATTCGATCACTTTTCAGTTCGAAGTTGATATGTAAGCTGACAGGAGACACCATAAATAAGTCTGAGGAACATATATGGAAGCACATCAATGGCAAACGATTCCTCAACAAACTAGGTTTGTGTTTATTCTTCGATTCCTCTACTTTTCTGTTAATAATCAGGCAATCTTGACAACCcatttaaatatcatattgAATCTTGACATCGCCTATGGATTTCTGGGTTTTCTTAGAATTACATGCAGCAAGGGCGCCTAAGATGTTTGTGATTATTCAATTTCTAACAAATATAGTGGCTTTCTATAAGCAGAGGTAAAGGAAGCAGAAAGGCTATCCTCGGACGGAATAGTAGAAGAGCAGGGTGAGCAGAAGCCACAAAAAGCATCAAAGCCATCCACAGAtggtttgaagaagaagaagaagaagaagaagaaaaagaagaagaagaatgacaaaaatgagGATAAAGCCAAAGAAGTTGATGATATCATCTCTGAAGTTAGGAATTTGTCTGATGAGGAGGAGATTGATTCAGAAGATGCAGATTTCTGGATGCCTCCTGTGGGAGAACGCTGGGATTTTGATGATGGTGGAGATCGATGGTGTTCTGGTTCAGAGTCAGGGCAGGAAAGTGACGAGGTTAATGCAATGGGTATGTCTTGCCTCAGTCAAACTCAAATTATGTTCCTTTGTCATTTATGAATCACTCATTTATTCTGTTAAAGATAGTTCTTGTGCATATAGCCTTTAACAGTGAATTGATCATTATTTCGAACTAAGTTATTGGTAAATTAGGACCAAGGAAAATTATTGATTTCTCTTGTTTAAGAGGCTATGATACAAAAGGTCGTGATGATGAATATAGGAATTTGGAAAACAATTATGGCCAGAATAATGAGAGATGATTGGATGATATGATGATGAACTCCAAATTTGATGAACACTCATGTCATCATCAAATGGTGGAAGTTGGTATTCAATTTTAATGACCAGGCTGCAAAAGctaatagattttatttcatgaaaaattcttcttattttatGGTAGAaccgatcgatcgatcgatcccAAGTCCCAAGTGAGTCCTTATACAGTGAGTCATTTTGCCATTTGTATGCAAATTAATTGTGTTCTAACAGTCTTCATTGTCCACATCTCTAGTCACTTTCTTTGTTTTAGATGATATCAGTAGAAATCCTTTATATACATCACTTATTTTGAGCGAAATGTTTCTGAAATTATAGTGCCTCAACAATTAAATTGGCGGGTCACAGATAGGAATTTTAGCAGCTTTTCAAATGTTTGATCGGGAATTCTGAAAGTAGATTATTAGATTTAGTGACTCCGGAAAAGTCACAAGGATGAATGTTTAAGTTGGCTTGGTTTGATTATCTTCTTCTGCACAAATTTGTTGCAtgtgtacttataaaaaaaaaaattgttgcatATGTTGTTTCACTGGTAGCAGAATCACGGcgtaactttttattttaaattaatccaattttctttttcaactggTAGTCCATTGACTTTTAGAATATTGTTATCTCCCTCGCTCCTCCCCCTGGTACTGAACTTGATGGTAAATTATTATCATCAGATGGTTCAGCTGAAGAAGGCGGCAAGGAGACAGAAGAGCTACCCAAGCAGTATGATTCTTCCTCATCCCATATCTCCATCATTTAGTTTCGATAGACCGACCAGAAAATCATTTAGTTTCGATTGACATGCAATGGTTTTTGCAGCTGAGAACTTGTCTGTTTTTACACTATGCAGGACAAAAAGAACGTCCATTGAAATTGGACCTAGCAGTTTTGCTTCAAGGAAGAAGAGTAAGAAACACACAAATTAATTTGCTCGACAGAATTTATTGCAAGGAATTTGTTGTAGAATGAAGTTTTGAGGTTTCTCCTTTGTAGTCAATTTACGATGTTCAGTAGGATGTATGGAGACAAATAGAGCttattttttgatgatatgCTTTCAATCCACTTTtggggttttaattttaatttttgtcttttataagACCCATGTAGAGGAGGGGATTGATAATTAGGCCTTAGAAAGGGTGGAATGACTTTGATTTTTTAGTCATAAATTATATGGAATCTAAATGTTGTTTATTAGAACATTTAGGCtagataatgaaatgagataaaatgattttagatgaaagttgaataaaatattgttagaatgttatttttttaaaagtttgaaaaagttgaattatttattatattttgtgtgaaaatttgagaaagtaatGAGATAAAAccatttttgtatccaaacgggaccttataGTCTATTGTTCtaataaattattctaaaattagAACTCAAAGTTCAGCATCAACTATAACTGAATCACGAGATGCTTTGTTCCATAGTGTCTCTAGTAGGAGCCATACATTATTATTTCTGAGAAGTATAACAATTTATGTTAAGTAGTTTGGAGCCAGACATAATTAGGTCAAGCAGTCTCTCTGTCACAGGATATTTGAACGAATAAATCAAGGTTAAAAAGTAACATGAGAGTATCTGTGATTCAGTAGGCTTCGCTGCTTAGGTGacaattttcagattaattatgcgttaattttaatttgaaaaaaaaataacatgccaataaatacaaaaataatctacTTATGAATGTATGTCTGTACTTGTCATGAACGGTAATGGTTATCAGCGTTCACTCTATTTCTGCATGGTTACTCAATTCCACAGAAGGATTCTGTTTCTATCCGTTTGCCGCATACTTGAAGACATTGGAAAATTCAAATCTTGGTCCCAAGTACCGACTGAAATCGGCTTCTTGGCTCTTGTCTGTCACCTCATGCTTCGTTTTCCATGGTGGCCGAGAGAGTCCTGGAAGTGCAGCTCGCTTGccttgaaaaagaaactaactTCTTATTAATTTCCTCCCACAATTATGAAGATCATCATTTTCTTCTGAGTTCACCAATCATAAGTGAAACCAGTTTTAAAGggtaatttacatatataatatttcccGCAGTCTTTCTTCATCTGACTGCTCAAAAAATGGGAAATTGTCATCTAATGACTCATCAAAATAtgccatatataattttcagGGACCATCCAAATGGCCAATCCACCAAAATACACAAGTAATGCAGATGAATGAATTGGCATATAAACTTCACCGGAATATCAAAGACATGACCATGAGACTTGGACATTGTGACCTAAAGTGTCATGTccttgaagaaagaaaatgtgcAGGGCACATACCTGACCAGAAACAGATTCATATCGTTATAATTGCCTCATCCCACAACTTCTTTTTTGCGATCAAAACTCTTTCTTCGCTCAAGGAGAGAGCATCGATCCTCGGTTCAACTTCTGATACCCAGCCATCCCACCTTAAGGCAGTCACAAACTTCCGAATATAGTTTATGATAGAAGGTTTGTCTCTAATGATGACAATCCCATCTGGTCGTAGCATTCGATCCATTTCAATCAGTAGATCCTCTGCACTACACCCACGCTCATCAATCTCCGAAAACACTGTCCAGGCATGCAGAAGATCATATGTACGTGGATATGTAGAAAATGCTTCACACCTGTAAAAAACCAATGCGTGAAACTGTCAAATCTCAAAAACCGGTTGGCATCAACTTCAGAAATTCAACATTATCTacttcttataaaaagaaatgttatATAACTTACACACATTATTAGGCATAAAAGATAGTTGCATGCCTGCAGGGAGACTAAATACATACCAGTCATGAACAGTTCCAATTAAACCTCGATCATATATAATCTTTAATCTTGCAGATGCACTGACAGGAGCAACATTCATCACCCACACATCTTTGTCACCAAGGGCAGCAGCAAACCCACCAAGATTTGAGTTCATATCCATAACATTTCTGATGGAATCCTTCTGCGTAGCAGATTTCATCTGCTTCCAGTATTCAATAACTCTAAAACGCCAAATGCTCTGCATTATATAGGTTGCTTATTCACATAAGGAAGAATACGTTTCATGCAAATAgcaaactgaaacatcacataaAGGGGGGATATAACATCATCATGCAgcattttcttgtaattttagAAACATACAATGTCCTCTTGGAATTCCTCCCTGCTCACACCTATTTCTTCCAGGCGAGGGGGTGCTGCAGTAAGCCTCTGTGGCCAAGGAACTAGCCCACTCCCCTTCTCTTTGTGCATCTCTGTTTTATTGAGAAATAAATGGATagatagataaaataaataaataacgaGAAAGTAAATGAAAACCCAAAATCACAGTCATGACAAGGATAAGCTGTTAAAGCAGGGTAAAACAGGGTATTAACTAGCCCCCATAAAAGATACGACAACAATCAGCATGTTCAGCAAAACTAATCAAGTGAAAGCCTGAGGATCCAGTCCAAAGTTATATGCCGATATTGTTGACAGGAACCTTTCTATGCCACCACACTCCATGAGATGCAAAAACATGTTTGCACTTTTAGCAAGATGGAGGACCCATTGTATCACTTCCACCTTTTGCTATCAATGAAAACCCAACTTCAACAAATGTGGTTTGGGAATGAAAATACgttttctatttattatgtttctGTTACACTTCCAAAGAAAAGGCTTGCTCACACTTGCTATCTAATTTCGTAATGAAAATCGTACAAAATGGAAGATGCTGCAATTATTGAGCCACCCACAGACCCACACAAACCTgccccaaaaaaatttatccaatTCTAAACTTATAAGTTTATAacacccccccaaaaaaaaaaaaaatatatctagtGAAGCAATTATCAGCATTTATTGGAAATGTCGGGGGCAATCAAGGTGTATCAACAAGTTATATCTTGTTTTGCATAGAAGAGCAGCAAACACGGGAGTAACGTCTAGGAGACCTTGATAAATCTCATCAATGAAATCCCATTTCTCAGGGTGCAGATGAAGATATTAAAGGCTTAAATCTCTATTTTGCAAAGTTAGAAGACTACTTTCACTACGTTGATGAAAGCAACACTGTCACTGAACACTTAAGTGTTATGCCTGTTTATACAAACAGATTTTGAGAATAAAGGCATCAATTACACCAAAAATACCACAAACATCAGTATTGTCAGATTATTGGCAAAATTCATTCcaactatatgtatatatctttttttttttttttatataagtaattaaGCAACTATGTGTATATATCAGTGCTACTTACTTGCAGAGTAGGGGGAGATGCACGCCTTCATGGACACATTCCAAGTTGCATCAGGATCATCATCAGAGCACAAAACGGGCAATGTGTGAGGTTCTCTCTTCAAGTAACAGCTATTTGTCAGTGGCTTTGCCCATATAACAGTCTGGCCTTGCTTTGCAACAACTCTCCAGCACATTCTTTTTAGAAGATTGTACATATCATTCCAGATCCTTCGATTTTCTGGATCACGCGCATACGCTTCAGGAGAAGAATATACGAAGTACCCTCCGGGTCTTAGTAATCTGTCGAGTTCTAATAAGAGAATTCCATCTCTTTGAAGCCAATCAATTCGACAACGTGAACAATGAGCCAGTTCAAATGATCTGCTTGGATAAGGAAGTCTTTTGGTAGCCAAGACACCAAGAGTTGCTGGAATGCCCCTCTCTAGTGCAAATTGTATTTGATTCTCATGTACGTCATTAGGTGCAAGGGACATAGCTATGATGTCGAGGGGAAGAAGATAGGCTCCGAAACTTGCAACACCACAACCCACATCAAAAACATTTCGGATATTTCCACCGTTGTGGAGTTTATCACCCGGAAACTTCAGCATCTATATTGATAAATTAGTATAAGagtagtttttaaaaaaaaataaaaaatcaatttgttaCATAATGCTCCATTGATTACTAATTTAggtgatataaaaataaa harbors:
- the LOC121250686 gene encoding GDSL esterase/lipase At5g14450-like is translated as MEVLRVLFGAWILVSWVLSVLGEGVRGALPCDFPAIYNFGDSNSDTGGIFAAFYPAGPPSGETFFHQPAGRGSDGRLIIDFIAKGLGLPYLSAYLDSVGTSFRHGANFATGGSTIRRLNESFFVTGVSPFSLDIQIVQFGQFRARTSNLYNQAKKESQRRNLPRPEDFSKALYTFDIGQNDIAAGFRTMSNEQFKAVIPDIIDQFAAAVQHLYQEGARAFWIHNTGPIGCLAVTLNYYHRPLSGILDQHGCVIAQNNMAEKFNRELKKSIISLREQLPDATLTYVDVFAAKYKLIRNAKKEGFLDARNICCGYHEDGSHVWCGSKAKINGSEVYAGSCEDPSRYISWDGVHYTEAANYWVANHITDGSFSDPPLSITNACRKGRSL
- the LOC121250834 gene encoding surfeit locus protein 2-like, giving the protein MAKSEEKPSKKEGANLLGAPTFTELDNGRFKCVETGHEVLAKDRESYSHSKRCRLGLIGFSLSQNKPPLNMFKQDPLSRSKLICKLTGDTINKSEEHIWKHINGKRFLNKLEVKEAERLSSDGIVEEQGEQKPQKASKPSTDGLKKKKKKKKKKKKKNDKNEDKAKEVDDIISEVRNLSDEEEIDSEDADFWMPPVGERWDFDDGGDRWCSGSESGQESDEVNAMDGSAEEGGKETEELPKQTKRTSIEIGPSSFASRKKSKKHTN
- the LOC121250426 gene encoding probable methyltransferase PMT9, with translation MKRKGELSSTSKLLKYVLVSLIALLGLVCLFYGSSVAPGSRRSDDEAHGFDGNDPVFGGFVRNHDPEDLLEDQEHNPEVPKSIPICDLRFSELIPCLDRNLIYQLKLKPNLMLMEHYERHCPPQERRYNCLVPPPVGYKVPIRWPASRDEVWKANIPHTHLAQEKSDQNWMLVNGDKINFPGGGTHFHYGADKYIISLAKMLKFPGDKLHNGGNIRNVFDVGCGVASFGAYLLPLDIIAMSLAPNDVHENQIQFALERGIPATLGVLATKRLPYPSRSFELAHCSRCRIDWLQRDGILLLELDRLLRPGGYFVYSSPEAYARDPENRRIWNDMYNLLKRMCWRVVAKQGQTVIWAKPLTNSCYLKREPHTLPVLCSDDDPDATWNVSMKACISPYSAKMHKEKGSGLVPWPQRLTAAPPRLEEIGVSREEFQEDISIWRFRVIEYWKQMKSATQKDSIRNVMDMNSNLGGFAAALGDKDVWVMNVAPVSASARLKIIYDRGLIGTVHDWCEAFSTYPRTYDLLHAWTVFSEIDERGCSAEDLLIEMDRMLRPDGIVIIRDKPSIINYIRKFVTALRWDGWVSEVEPRIDALSLSEERVLIAKKKLWDEAIITI